A stretch of the Arthrobacter sp. PAMC 25486 genome encodes the following:
- a CDS encoding FAD-binding oxidoreductase produces MATPTPTHINGADAGFETLRRNLSGPLYEPGEPAFSELATPWNIAVSTSPAAVVEAANAQDVVEAVRFAAANGLPVTVQATGHGIASDMDGALLIHTRSLEDCSIDEDARTASTGAGVTWKTVLAEGQGPGLMGLCGSAPGVSVAGYTSGGGIGPMARTFGAASDMARSFNVVTGDGVLHHVTAGTEPELFWGLRGGKGSLGIITGMEFELLPLPQIYAGALFFGAPDIATVLRIWAQWCPTLPPEATTSVAVMHLPPMPGVPEPLAGKFAISVRYVYTGNADDGASWLAPMRSAGAVLMDLVGPMPSSMIGLVHSDPEDALPAAEGHALLTDFTVAAADALLETAGPDSTSPQLMVEIRQFGGALAQEPEVPSALCHRQATFGLYTVGVGAPPDLPAIGAHSKLLQDNMSAWAYDGTLPNFSAGSGAAGFAANYTAPVLGQLSSLARHFDPSNVFRLGQVPTR; encoded by the coding sequence ATGGCAACACCCACCCCTACCCACATCAACGGCGCAGACGCAGGATTTGAAACACTGCGCCGCAACTTGTCCGGTCCCCTGTATGAACCCGGCGAACCCGCGTTTTCCGAGTTGGCGACACCGTGGAACATCGCCGTGTCCACCAGTCCCGCTGCGGTGGTGGAGGCCGCCAACGCCCAGGATGTGGTGGAGGCAGTCCGCTTCGCGGCCGCCAACGGACTCCCGGTGACCGTCCAGGCCACCGGCCACGGAATTGCCAGCGACATGGACGGCGCCCTGCTCATCCATACCCGCTCGCTGGAGGACTGCAGCATCGACGAGGACGCGCGCACAGCCTCCACCGGCGCCGGCGTGACGTGGAAAACCGTCCTCGCTGAGGGCCAAGGCCCCGGGTTGATGGGCTTGTGCGGCTCCGCGCCGGGCGTCAGCGTTGCCGGCTACACGAGCGGCGGCGGGATCGGCCCGATGGCCAGGACTTTTGGAGCGGCCTCGGATATGGCGCGCTCCTTCAACGTCGTGACCGGCGACGGCGTGCTGCACCATGTCACCGCCGGCACCGAGCCCGAACTGTTCTGGGGCCTGCGCGGCGGCAAGGGTTCGCTGGGCATCATCACCGGGATGGAATTTGAACTGCTGCCGCTGCCCCAGATTTACGCCGGCGCGCTCTTCTTTGGCGCCCCCGACATCGCCACCGTCCTGCGCATCTGGGCCCAATGGTGCCCCACACTGCCTCCGGAAGCCACCACCTCCGTCGCCGTGATGCACCTGCCGCCCATGCCCGGCGTGCCGGAACCGCTCGCCGGGAAGTTCGCCATCTCCGTGCGGTACGTTTATACCGGAAACGCGGACGACGGCGCCAGCTGGCTTGCGCCGATGCGCTCAGCCGGAGCGGTGCTCATGGATCTGGTCGGCCCCATGCCCTCCTCCATGATTGGGCTGGTGCACTCCGATCCCGAGGATGCCCTGCCAGCCGCCGAGGGGCATGCACTCCTGACCGACTTCACTGTTGCGGCCGCCGACGCCTTGCTGGAAACGGCCGGTCCCGACAGCACTTCCCCGCAGCTCATGGTGGAGATCCGCCAATTTGGCGGCGCGCTGGCGCAGGAGCCGGAGGTGCCCAGCGCCCTGTGCCATCGTCAGGCAACCTTTGGCTTGTACACCGTGGGTGTGGGAGCGCCGCCGGACCTTCCTGCGATCGGAGCCCACTCGAAGCTTTTGCAGGACAATATGTCCGCCTGGGCATATGACGGAACGTTGCCCAATTTCTCGGCCGGCAGCGGGGCCGCCGGATTTGCGGCCAACTACACCGCGCCTGTCCTGGGGCAGCTCTCCAGCCTTGCCCGGCATTTTGACCCGTCCAACGTATTCCGGTTGGGGCAGGTGCCGACGCGGTAG
- a CDS encoding M28 family peptidase, whose translation MQGRALLVAGVMVAAMTVPVTAASAVDDVNTDKLREAVTVGGIMTHERVLQRIANNNGGTRASGTPGYAASTDYVKKTLKKAGYKVSEQEFEFPYYQEVTPATLSQLTPVAIPIETESLQYSGSGEVSGTLVPTTNVVIPATPEPSSASGCAVADFVPASATEPQVALIQRGTCTFADKVANAVAAGYDAAVMFNEGNPGRTELLTSVTLGAPAAIPVVGISYADGVSLYNATAAGPVTVAVATDIINETRTTTNIIADSKKGNPEKTVVVGAHLDSVLAGAGINDNGSGTSVLLETAVQMAKGKAKVKPRQMVRFAFWGAEESGLLGSEHYVGSLSNDQLSTIYANLNFDMLGSTNYVRFVYDGDGSADPDGAGGPPGSAQIESVFTDYFAGKGMASSPTAFDGRSDYGPFIASGIPAGGLFSGAEGIKTADEAAVYGGTAGEPYDPCYHAVCDTVNNLSTAALNELGDATAHAVMTLAMTKSGFFEDGSRMAQRKEISVEDFDYSGSHLVR comes from the coding sequence ATGCAAGGAAGAGCATTGCTGGTGGCGGGGGTCATGGTTGCAGCCATGACGGTCCCGGTGACGGCGGCGTCCGCAGTGGATGATGTCAACACGGACAAGCTGCGTGAGGCTGTAACGGTCGGCGGCATCATGACGCATGAGCGCGTGCTGCAGCGGATTGCGAACAACAATGGAGGGACGCGGGCCTCGGGAACACCGGGCTATGCGGCGTCCACAGACTACGTCAAGAAGACGTTGAAAAAGGCTGGATACAAGGTCTCCGAGCAGGAGTTCGAGTTCCCCTACTACCAAGAGGTGACCCCGGCGACGCTGAGCCAGCTGACTCCGGTTGCCATCCCCATCGAAACGGAATCCTTGCAGTATTCCGGCAGTGGGGAAGTCTCCGGCACTTTGGTGCCAACAACAAACGTGGTGATTCCTGCGACCCCGGAACCCAGCTCAGCGTCGGGGTGCGCCGTTGCTGACTTTGTCCCGGCGTCCGCCACTGAGCCGCAGGTGGCGCTCATCCAGCGCGGCACCTGCACGTTCGCCGACAAGGTCGCCAACGCCGTCGCAGCCGGGTATGACGCGGCAGTGATGTTCAATGAGGGCAACCCCGGACGGACGGAGCTGCTGACCAGCGTCACGCTCGGCGCCCCCGCCGCAATTCCAGTGGTCGGCATCAGCTATGCCGACGGCGTCTCGCTGTACAACGCCACCGCGGCCGGGCCTGTCACTGTTGCCGTGGCCACGGACATCATCAACGAAACGCGCACGACGACGAACATCATCGCGGATTCCAAGAAGGGCAATCCCGAGAAGACCGTTGTGGTGGGCGCCCACCTGGACTCGGTCCTCGCCGGTGCCGGCATCAATGACAACGGCAGCGGAACGAGCGTGTTGCTGGAGACTGCCGTCCAGATGGCGAAGGGGAAGGCCAAGGTCAAGCCGCGCCAAATGGTCCGTTTTGCGTTCTGGGGCGCTGAAGAGTCGGGGCTGCTGGGCTCAGAGCACTACGTGGGCAGCCTGAGCAATGATCAGCTGTCCACCATCTACGCGAACCTGAATTTCGACATGCTGGGATCAACCAACTACGTGCGGTTCGTGTACGACGGCGACGGCTCGGCCGATCCTGACGGTGCGGGTGGCCCTCCCGGGTCCGCCCAGATCGAATCGGTCTTCACGGACTACTTCGCCGGGAAGGGCATGGCGAGCTCCCCGACAGCGTTCGACGGTCGCTCGGATTACGGCCCCTTCATCGCGTCCGGCATCCCGGCGGGCGGATTGTTCAGTGGTGCAGAGGGCATCAAGACCGCCGACGAGGCCGCAGTTTATGGCGGAACCGCCGGAGAGCCCTATGACCCTTGTTACCACGCGGTCTGCGACACCGTAAACAACCTGAGCACGGCCGCCCTGAATGAGCTTGGTGATGCCACCGCCCATGCGGTCATGACCCTGGCCATGACGAAGTCCGGATTCTTCGAGGACGGCAGCAGGATGGCGCAGCGCAAGGAAATCTCGGTCGAAGACTTCGACTACAGCGGTAGCCACCTCGTGCGCTGA
- a CDS encoding universal stress protein, which produces MRYVVGYSANARGGDAVNLAVALARRQGAALDLVMVMPQDSPYNGVYPPVAGFGDILAKQVSAWLDDGLALIPDDVQAQAHIRRGESEAEALIAAAQELGAVLLVIGASSTGLFKRFSIGSVAGALLHASTIPVVLAPSGYSRTKPITRLTCALGTRPGAEDVLRTGIAMARRRELPLRLVSLVALGPGESEATVQDAETHLRAVAEAAQGVEVDDLDKLHIDVVVGHGRTIEDAVDALDWKKGEILLIGSSRLAQNKSIFLGATANRILRALPVPMIVVPRNYVPLSEELFHTTALPTVMAATPDTTGPIEATT; this is translated from the coding sequence ATGCGGTATGTAGTTGGATATTCAGCAAACGCCCGTGGCGGCGACGCAGTCAATTTGGCCGTGGCACTGGCCCGCAGGCAAGGTGCCGCCTTGGACCTTGTCATGGTGATGCCCCAGGACTCGCCCTACAACGGGGTCTACCCGCCAGTGGCCGGATTCGGCGACATCCTGGCCAAGCAAGTGTCGGCATGGCTTGATGACGGCCTGGCACTCATCCCCGACGATGTCCAGGCCCAGGCGCACATCCGCCGCGGAGAATCCGAGGCCGAAGCGCTCATCGCCGCGGCCCAGGAGCTCGGCGCCGTCCTGCTCGTCATTGGGGCCAGCAGCACCGGCCTGTTCAAGCGCTTCTCCATCGGCTCGGTGGCCGGTGCGCTGCTGCACGCCTCCACGATTCCCGTGGTCCTGGCTCCGTCGGGGTACAGCCGCACCAAGCCCATCACCCGGCTCACCTGCGCGTTGGGCACCCGGCCCGGAGCCGAGGACGTGCTGCGGACCGGCATCGCCATGGCCAGGCGCCGAGAGCTGCCGCTGCGGCTCGTCTCGCTCGTTGCGCTGGGTCCGGGCGAATCGGAGGCAACGGTCCAGGACGCGGAAACCCACCTGCGTGCCGTTGCGGAAGCCGCCCAAGGCGTGGAAGTCGACGATCTCGACAAACTCCACATCGACGTCGTTGTTGGCCATGGCCGCACCATTGAAGACGCCGTGGACGCTCTCGACTGGAAAAAGGGCGAGATCCTGCTCATCGGATCCAGCCGCCTGGCCCAAAACAAGTCCATCTTCCTCGGCGCCACTGCCAACCGGATCCTGCGCGCCCTGCCGGTGCCCATGATCGTGGTGCCGCGCAATTACGTGCCGCTGTCCGAGGAACTTTTCCACACCACCGCGCTCCCCACCGTCATGGCAGCGACGCCTGACACGACCGGCCCCATCGAGGCGACGACATGA
- a CDS encoding substrate-binding domain-containing protein: MSESRELTVTFIPGVTPGKWIHRWQERMPDVPLVSNPVPEEQQLDALQAGESDMAFVRLPVDKTGLNVITLYSELSVVVAPKDHPIAAFDELDVADLADEYLLADPDDFPDWRDISTEIAAGTRKPLPPMATIDEALDLVEAGLGILILPMSVARLLSRKTLRSRLLHGVPDSSIGLAWLFSDPPSDDEEIFQEFVGVVRGRSAQSSRQPSVQAKQDAAPKKGAKTGKSTTAARPNAAKGKSGGANLRGGGRPGGKARAQKRGRR; the protein is encoded by the coding sequence GTGTCTGAATCCCGCGAACTTACAGTGACCTTCATCCCGGGCGTTACCCCTGGAAAGTGGATCCACCGCTGGCAGGAGCGCATGCCCGACGTGCCGCTCGTGTCCAACCCGGTGCCCGAGGAACAACAGTTGGACGCCCTGCAGGCCGGTGAGTCCGACATGGCTTTCGTGCGCCTGCCCGTGGACAAGACCGGGCTGAACGTCATCACCTTGTACAGCGAACTATCGGTGGTGGTGGCACCCAAGGACCATCCCATCGCCGCCTTTGACGAGCTGGATGTGGCCGATCTGGCGGATGAATACCTGCTCGCCGACCCCGATGATTTCCCCGACTGGCGCGACATCTCCACCGAAATTGCCGCCGGAACCCGCAAGCCCCTGCCGCCCATGGCCACCATCGACGAGGCCCTTGACCTCGTCGAGGCCGGGCTCGGCATCCTGATCCTGCCCATGTCCGTGGCCCGCCTGCTCAGCCGCAAAACACTGCGCTCCCGCCTGCTACACGGCGTGCCGGACAGCAGCATCGGCCTCGCCTGGCTGTTCTCCGACCCGCCCTCGGACGACGAGGAAATCTTCCAGGAATTCGTTGGCGTGGTCCGGGGCCGCAGCGCCCAAAGCTCCCGCCAGCCCTCCGTCCAGGCTAAACAGGACGCGGCGCCGAAGAAGGGTGCCAAGACCGGAAAAAGTACGACGGCGGCACGCCCCAACGCGGCCAAGGGCAAGTCGGGCGGGGCGAACCTCCGCGGCGGCGGTCGCCCGGGTGGCAAGGCCCGCGCGCAAAAGCGCGGCCGGCGGTAA
- a CDS encoding DoxX family membrane protein, translated as MGFSISNAALRLVSGAFILNTGIGKLNLPADHAAGLQESAQRAIPQLTHLTPDQFGKYLSYSEIGLGAFVLAPFVPTRLAGLALAAFSGGLIATYLKTPGMTHPGSIRPTPAGTAMAKDFWLAGIAVALIFHHTKRTPES; from the coding sequence ATGGGATTTAGCATCAGTAACGCAGCACTTCGGTTAGTTTCCGGGGCATTCATCCTCAACACCGGCATTGGCAAGCTCAATCTCCCAGCCGATCATGCGGCCGGGTTGCAGGAATCCGCACAGCGCGCCATTCCACAGCTCACCCACCTGACTCCTGACCAGTTTGGGAAGTACCTGAGCTATTCCGAAATCGGGCTGGGCGCATTTGTGCTGGCACCATTCGTCCCCACCCGACTGGCCGGCCTGGCACTGGCCGCATTTTCCGGCGGGCTGATCGCCACCTACCTCAAGACCCCCGGCATGACCCATCCTGGCAGCATCCGCCCAACACCCGCCGGAACGGCCATGGCCAAGGACTTCTGGCTCGCCGGAATCGCCGTTGCCCTCATTTTCCACCACACCAAGCGAACGCCGGAGAGCTAA
- a CDS encoding APC family permease, protein MTSKDTVKNAAGDHGLSEKGLKAGSVGLIGAVVIGISCIAPAYTLTAALGPTVSEVGVHLPAIFLVGFIPMLLVALGYRELNNAMPDAGTSFTWATRAFGPWLGWMGGWGLIAATIIVLSNLAAVAVDFFYLMLAQIFSNPGLADLTRNLPLNLATTMVFIAGACWISYRGMETTKSFQYILVAFQLLVLGWFAIAAFAHVANGTAFDATAISADWFNPFAVESFSQFAAGVSLSIFIFWGWDVTLTMNEETKNPKKTPGRAATVTIIVIVLIYMTVSLATLSFAGIGTTGLGAGNPENQASIFAVLAGPVMGPFAILMSLAILSSSAASLQSTFVSPARTLLSMGHYRALPKSFGKISPTHKSPGYATVAAAIAAAGFYIITRTLSENALWDTITALGMMICFYYGITALACVWYFRAEAFHGAKNFFFKFLAPLVGGVILLVMFCKTAYDSMDPSYGSGSNIGGLGLVFILGAGVIALGAVLMFFMYRKHPEFFKGEVLSRASQPYNP, encoded by the coding sequence ATGACTTCCAAAGACACTGTAAAAAACGCCGCCGGCGACCACGGCCTGAGCGAAAAGGGGCTCAAGGCCGGCTCGGTGGGGCTGATTGGCGCCGTCGTGATCGGCATTTCCTGCATCGCGCCGGCCTACACGCTGACCGCCGCCCTGGGTCCCACGGTCTCCGAGGTGGGTGTGCACCTGCCCGCGATTTTCCTGGTCGGCTTCATCCCGATGCTGCTCGTGGCACTGGGTTATCGTGAGCTGAACAATGCCATGCCCGACGCCGGAACCTCCTTCACGTGGGCAACACGCGCCTTTGGTCCGTGGCTGGGGTGGATGGGAGGTTGGGGGCTGATCGCCGCAACCATCATTGTGCTCTCCAACCTGGCCGCGGTGGCGGTGGATTTCTTTTATCTGATGCTGGCGCAGATCTTCAGCAACCCGGGACTGGCCGATTTGACCCGCAACCTGCCGCTGAACCTGGCCACCACCATGGTGTTCATTGCCGGGGCGTGCTGGATTTCCTACCGAGGCATGGAGACCACCAAGTCATTCCAGTACATCCTCGTGGCGTTCCAGCTGCTGGTCCTGGGCTGGTTTGCCATTGCGGCCTTCGCCCACGTGGCCAACGGCACGGCGTTTGACGCCACCGCCATCTCGGCCGACTGGTTCAACCCCTTCGCCGTTGAATCGTTCTCCCAATTCGCGGCAGGTGTTTCCCTGTCCATCTTCATCTTCTGGGGCTGGGACGTCACGCTGACCATGAACGAGGAGACCAAGAACCCGAAGAAGACCCCGGGGCGGGCGGCCACCGTCACGATCATTGTCATTGTGCTCATCTACATGACCGTTTCCCTCGCGACCTTGTCCTTCGCCGGCATCGGGACCACGGGGTTGGGTGCCGGAAACCCGGAAAACCAGGCCAGCATCTTCGCCGTCCTGGCCGGACCCGTCATGGGACCGTTCGCGATCCTGATGTCACTCGCCATCCTGAGCTCCTCGGCCGCGTCGCTGCAGTCCACGTTTGTTTCACCGGCCAGGACGCTGCTGTCCATGGGCCACTACCGAGCCCTGCCGAAGAGCTTTGGCAAGATCAGCCCCACGCACAAGTCACCGGGCTACGCCACGGTTGCGGCCGCCATCGCCGCAGCCGGTTTCTACATCATCACCAGGACCCTGTCCGAGAACGCCCTGTGGGACACCATCACCGCCCTGGGCATGATGATCTGCTTCTACTACGGCATCACGGCGCTGGCCTGCGTCTGGTACTTCCGTGCCGAGGCGTTCCACGGTGCCAAAAACTTCTTCTTCAAGTTCTTGGCTCCGCTGGTCGGCGGTGTCATCCTGCTGGTCATGTTCTGCAAGACCGCCTACGACTCCATGGACCCCAGCTACGGTTCAGGCTCCAACATTGGCGGGCTGGGCCTGGTGTTCATCCTCGGCGCCGGCGTGATCGCGCTCGGTGCCGTGTTGATGTTCTTCATGTACCGCAAGCATCCGGAGTTCTTCAAGGGCGAGGTCCTGAGCCGCGCAAGCCAGCCCTACAACCCCTAA
- a CDS encoding NAD(P)/FAD-dependent oxidoreductase, translating into MTSAATPSIDRDVVIIGAGPSGLTAARELKKTGLSVAVVEARDRVGGRTWSNTIDGAWLEIGGQWVSPDQSALIGLLEELGLDTYSRYRDGDSVYIAPDGARTRYTGEMFPVDADTETEMNKLIDTLDALAAAMDPARPWEHPAARELDIISFHHWLREQSGNEEACNNIGLFIAGGMLTKPAHAFSALQAVLMASSAGSFTNLVDDNFILDKRVVGGMQGVSLAIAAELGEDVFLNSPARTVRWEKHDGGYLATVIADGVTVTAKRVVMAVPPNLYNRVSFDPPLPRRQHQMHQHQSLGFVIKVHAVYETPFWRADGLSGTGFSASSLVQEVYDNTNHEDPRGTLVGFVSDEKADYAFTLTAEQRKKEITASLAEFLGDAAAEPVVYYESDWGSEEWTRGAYAASYDLGGLHRYSADQLTPVGPIHWSCSDLAAEGYQHVDGAVRMGQFTAGKLIAELK; encoded by the coding sequence ATGACATCCGCAGCAACCCCCAGCATCGACCGCGACGTCGTCATCATCGGCGCCGGACCGTCGGGCCTGACAGCGGCCCGCGAGCTGAAAAAAACCGGCCTGAGCGTGGCCGTCGTCGAGGCCCGAGACCGCGTTGGCGGACGCACCTGGTCCAACACAATCGACGGCGCCTGGCTGGAAATCGGCGGCCAGTGGGTCTCCCCGGACCAGAGCGCCCTCATCGGATTGCTCGAGGAACTCGGCCTGGACACCTACTCCCGCTACCGGGACGGTGACAGCGTCTACATCGCCCCCGACGGCGCCCGCACCCGCTACACCGGCGAAATGTTCCCCGTCGACGCCGACACCGAGACCGAAATGAACAAGCTCATCGACACCCTCGATGCGCTCGCCGCCGCCATGGACCCCGCCAGGCCGTGGGAGCACCCGGCGGCCCGCGAACTGGACATCATCTCCTTCCATCACTGGCTGCGCGAACAGTCCGGCAACGAGGAAGCCTGCAACAACATCGGCCTGTTCATCGCGGGCGGCATGCTGACCAAACCCGCCCACGCCTTCTCCGCGCTGCAGGCCGTGCTCATGGCCTCCTCCGCCGGCTCCTTCACCAACCTCGTCGACGACAACTTCATCCTCGACAAGCGCGTGGTCGGCGGCATGCAGGGCGTCTCCCTCGCCATCGCCGCAGAGCTGGGCGAGGACGTTTTCCTGAATTCCCCGGCCCGCACCGTCCGTTGGGAGAAGCACGACGGCGGATACCTCGCCACCGTGATTGCCGACGGCGTCACCGTGACCGCCAAGCGAGTGGTCATGGCGGTTCCGCCAAACCTTTACAACCGGGTCTCCTTCGACCCGCCGCTGCCGCGCCGTCAGCATCAGATGCACCAGCACCAGTCGCTGGGCTTTGTCATCAAGGTCCACGCCGTCTACGAGACCCCGTTCTGGCGTGCGGACGGGCTCTCCGGCACCGGCTTCAGCGCCTCCTCACTGGTGCAGGAGGTGTACGACAACACGAACCACGAGGACCCCCGCGGAACCTTGGTGGGCTTTGTCTCCGACGAAAAGGCCGACTACGCCTTCACGCTCACCGCTGAACAACGCAAGAAGGAAATCACGGCCTCGCTCGCCGAATTTCTCGGCGATGCCGCCGCCGAGCCGGTTGTCTATTACGAGTCCGACTGGGGCTCGGAGGAGTGGACGCGCGGGGCGTACGCCGCCAGCTACGACCTGGGCGGCCTGCACCGCTACTCGGCCGACCAGCTTACCCCCGTGGGGCCCATTCACTGGTCCTGCTCCGACCTGGCCGCCGAGGGCTACCAGCACGTTGACGGGGCGGTCCGCATGGGACAGTTCACGGCCGGGAAGCTGATCGCTGAACTGAAGTAA
- a CDS encoding stealth conserved region 3 domain-containing protein, with translation MLTRSDVLMHRGRLALVNAGGLTPAQAMVTDLLAVRQVLDACAIEYLLVRGNDERPVLAIDTSLRDLVEQVLTSSFANEPFYARSVDTRKSTVLLADGALAVSPKTRIMRLFRPRVAAAGGLYYGAAWGVQIEWWTFSPSRIDLPLENSLTRRSIDPRDTQRSTVQRYGKSWPTIDNMFIDHVFDIRFDIDMVFSWVDGSAVSYQEARRELEVDAVLGEGDGHESRFRQVDELKYALRSVHLFAPWIRRIFIATDSPAPQWLADHPKVTLVRSREHFPNPSVLPTHNSMAVESQLHHIDGLAEHFLYSNDDMFFGRPLSPELFFTPGGITRFMLSPNRIGLGESDVERSGFENSARVNRKLLWDRFGAFTTHHLEHSAAPLRRSVLAELEQEFAAEFKATAASTFRAAENISVTNSLYHYYALLTGRAIMHKDGRGRYVDTANMAGLADLPHILAQRNADFLCLNDGSFGDAPPEQRRELVTDFLEKYFPFKAPWEK, from the coding sequence ATGCTCACCCGCAGCGACGTGCTCATGCACCGCGGCCGGCTGGCGCTTGTCAACGCCGGCGGCCTGACCCCGGCGCAGGCCATGGTGACTGACCTTTTGGCCGTGCGCCAGGTACTTGATGCATGCGCCATCGAGTACCTATTGGTCCGCGGCAACGATGAACGCCCCGTGCTGGCCATAGACACTTCCCTCCGCGACCTGGTGGAGCAGGTGCTCACCAGCTCCTTTGCCAACGAGCCCTTCTATGCGCGCAGCGTCGACACCCGCAAATCGACGGTGCTGCTGGCTGATGGAGCCCTTGCGGTTTCCCCCAAAACGAGGATCATGCGACTCTTCCGTCCCCGCGTGGCCGCGGCTGGCGGACTGTACTACGGCGCAGCCTGGGGCGTGCAAATCGAATGGTGGACTTTTTCGCCGTCCCGCATTGACCTGCCCCTGGAAAACTCACTCACACGGCGCAGCATTGACCCCAGGGACACCCAACGCAGCACGGTGCAGCGCTACGGCAAGAGCTGGCCCACCATTGACAACATGTTCATCGACCACGTCTTTGATATCCGTTTCGACATTGACATGGTGTTTTCCTGGGTCGACGGCAGCGCGGTCTCCTACCAGGAAGCCCGCCGGGAACTGGAAGTCGATGCGGTCCTGGGAGAGGGCGACGGCCACGAGTCACGCTTTCGCCAGGTTGATGAACTGAAGTACGCGCTGCGCTCAGTGCATCTTTTTGCTCCGTGGATCAGGCGCATCTTCATTGCGACCGACTCCCCCGCCCCGCAGTGGCTGGCTGACCATCCCAAGGTCACGCTGGTTCGCAGCCGTGAACACTTTCCCAACCCGTCGGTGCTGCCAACCCACAATTCAATGGCCGTGGAATCCCAGCTACACCACATCGACGGCCTTGCAGAGCACTTCCTTTATTCCAATGACGACATGTTCTTTGGCCGGCCGCTGTCCCCCGAGCTGTTCTTCACGCCGGGTGGCATTACCCGATTCATGTTGTCCCCCAACCGCATCGGTTTGGGTGAGAGCGACGTCGAGCGCAGCGGCTTTGAGAACTCGGCCAGGGTGAACCGGAAGCTCCTATGGGATCGTTTTGGGGCGTTCACAACACACCACCTGGAGCACAGCGCCGCCCCGCTGCGCCGCTCGGTCCTGGCGGAACTTGAACAGGAATTTGCGGCGGAGTTCAAGGCCACCGCTGCCAGCACCTTCCGTGCGGCGGAGAACATTTCGGTGACGAACTCCCTGTACCACTACTACGCGTTGCTGACCGGGCGGGCCATCATGCACAAGGACGGCAGGGGCCGCTACGTGGACACCGCAAACATGGCCGGATTGGCGGACCTGCCGCACATCCTAGCCCAGCGCAATGCAGACTTTCTCTGCCTGAACGACGGCAGCTTCGGCGACGCCCCGCCGGAGCAGCGCCGGGAACTCGTCACCGACTTCCTGGAAAAGTACTTCCCCTTCAAGGCCCCCTGGGAAAAATAG
- a CDS encoding DUF5997 family protein, which produces MKSATAAKKLGIHLPAAPAEFQENAISREEFKVLQDTPPEWLAELRRNGPHPRPVIAQKLNISIGGLNRSNITEPLTTAEITSLLQAPPAWLVEERAVHAKARAEAKLAKERETARRDKS; this is translated from the coding sequence ATGAAATCCGCCACAGCGGCCAAGAAGCTGGGCATCCACCTGCCCGCGGCGCCCGCGGAGTTCCAAGAGAACGCGATCAGCCGGGAGGAATTCAAGGTTTTGCAGGACACTCCCCCGGAGTGGTTGGCCGAGCTGCGCCGCAACGGCCCGCACCCGCGCCCTGTCATTGCGCAGAAGCTGAACATCTCCATTGGCGGCCTGAACCGCTCCAACATCACCGAGCCACTCACGACGGCGGAGATCACCTCGCTGCTGCAGGCTCCCCCCGCGTGGCTGGTTGAGGAACGCGCCGTGCACGCCAAGGCCCGTGCTGAGGCAAAGCTGGCCAAGGAGCGCGAGACGGCACGCCGCGACAAGAGCTAA
- a CDS encoding TetR/AcrR family transcriptional regulator: protein MVAGEAKQARRRAGRPPQALLSSARITQAALKLVGRDGYKGLTMAALARSLHVAPSALYNHVRSKQDVLLLVEDHLMGRVDVSAFDAQPWAEAVAGWAHSYRDVFAGHLPLIPVIALLPVTNAPATITMYEAVTNGFLAAGWAPEAVIDAVVALESFIYGSAYDVNAPDGIFDAGELAPSAPNFTAAVARRGLATGVGPAEAAAAGDSGPGPRNDADTAFSLGLNAMIAGLAATLGPQD from the coding sequence ATGGTTGCTGGGGAAGCAAAACAAGCACGACGCCGGGCAGGCCGGCCTCCGCAGGCACTGCTGAGTTCCGCCCGGATCACCCAGGCGGCGCTGAAATTGGTGGGCCGCGACGGCTACAAGGGACTGACCATGGCAGCGTTGGCCAGGTCCCTGCATGTGGCACCTTCTGCCTTGTACAACCATGTGCGCTCCAAGCAGGATGTGCTGCTGTTAGTGGAGGACCACCTAATGGGTCGCGTGGATGTCTCGGCGTTTGATGCGCAGCCGTGGGCCGAGGCCGTGGCCGGCTGGGCGCACTCCTACCGGGACGTTTTTGCCGGGCACCTGCCATTGATCCCCGTCATTGCGCTGCTTCCGGTGACGAATGCGCCGGCCACCATCACCATGTATGAGGCCGTCACCAACGGTTTCCTGGCCGCCGGCTGGGCCCCGGAAGCCGTCATCGACGCCGTGGTGGCGCTGGAGTCTTTCATCTACGGTTCGGCCTACGACGTCAATGCCCCCGACGGCATTTTCGACGCCGGCGAGTTGGCTCCGTCCGCACCGAACTTCACTGCTGCCGTCGCCCGGCGCGGACTGGCGACGGGCGTGGGTCCTGCCGAGGCCGCTGCTGCCGGCGATTCGGGTCCCGGGCCGCGCAATGACGCGGACACCGCGTTTTCGCTGGGCCTGAACGCCATGATCGCCGGACTTGCGGCAACCTTGGGCCCGCAGGACTGA